A DNA window from Polyodon spathula isolate WHYD16114869_AA chromosome 18, ASM1765450v1, whole genome shotgun sequence contains the following coding sequences:
- the LOC121331289 gene encoding testicular spindle-associated protein SHCBP1L-like — MTDSFSTSIESSEWANEKLTTATISQEGRGNVAANVEQQPRQPAAFGAKTMSPSSASAAAGGRVVSASPRPLREASTPSRADIGVRRRLLTPNPNGEEPDPAEEARDLPPVYISPYKYAYKEVVTLYCDQILGLCKAEAADEAMSKYLTDQLTTKRSWTGVWRTNPELFFVNYEEGLIPYVGILVEVLCKPCQSKTPPLRVMVSIVEPFSSNIASLPRELVEEVLNGQDHCVPLLEVYPIEDQDITVNNIAQALENGRFFYDFLWRDWDDEEGCEDYASLIEKRIQLYYDIQDGSIPGPIGERFKKMLEKYRNKRLELIEYQNSIRDEPLPVEAVECWKKYYEILMLCGLLKFWEDMRLRAIGPFFPRILKRRKGQRSSGKIVTHIVAEMMTTDMINNCSAETLIQQHDSLDGALDSCYSGDTVVIFPGEYQGSSLGLLTDDIIIKGAGNRDDLIIFSDPAHDNFVASKATKVTLMNLTLVQNGTCDGIVVVESGQMILENCVFKCEGTGVCVLTGASLVMKNCEIVGAQGAGVELFPGSAATLEGNEIHHCSNVRTKDKKMLLGGINLKILPPPQLKMANNHIHDNQGYGVTILLPDKLCYVRGDDVECTAGGDKRKWDLLPKAMQNLSLEINTNKLEANTMGDIGLIPNS, encoded by the exons ATGACCGATTCATTTTCAACGTCTATTGAATCCTCGGAATGGGCAAATGAGAAACTGACAACTGCAACCATAAGCCAGGAGGGAAGAGGGAATGTCGCGGCCAACGTTGAACAGCAGCCCCGACAACCAGCGGCATTCGGCGCTAAGACTATGTCCCCTTCTTCAGCATCAGCTGCGGCCGGTGGCCGGGTAGTGTCAGCCTCTCCTCGACCCCTCCGGGAGGCCTCAACACCAAGCCGAGCAGACATCGGGGTCAGGCGACGCCTCCTCACTCCCAACCCTAATGGAGAAGAGCCTGATCCTGCCGAGGAGGCCCGTGATCTGCCGCCAGTTTATATCTCCCCTTACAAATACGCCTATAAGGAGGTGGTCACCCTATACTGCGACCAGATACTTGGACTTTGCAAG GCTGAAGCTGCTGATGAAGCTATGAGCAAATATCTTACAGACCAATTAACAACTAAAAGGTCTTGGACTGGAGTCTGGAGAACCAATCCTGAGCTCTTCTTTGTAAACTACGAAGAAGGACTAATACCATATGTGGGAATTCTTGTTGAG GTATTGTGCAAACCATGTCAGAGCAAGACCCCCCCTCTGCGAGTCATGGTGTCAATAGTGGAGCCGTTTTCCTCTAATATTGCCAGTCTGCCAAGAGAGCTTGTTGAAGAAGTTTTGAATGGACAGGATCACTGTGTGCCACTGCTGGAAGTCTATCCCATTGAGGATCAAGATATTACAGTGAACAATATTGCTCAAGCTTTGGAGAATGGAAG GTTTTTCTATGACTTTCTCTGGAGAGACTGGGATGATGAAGAAGGATGTGAAGACTATGCCAGCCTAATTGAGAAACGCATCCAGCT GTACTATGACATTCAAGATGGAAGTATACCAGGTCCTATTGGAGAGCGCTTCAAGAAGATGTTAGAGAAGTACAGGAATAAACGGTTGGAGCTGATTGAATACCAAAACAGCATAAGAGATGAACCTTTACCAGTAGAAGCTGTGGAATGCTGGAAGAAGTACTATGAAATCCTTATGCTTTGTGGTTTGTTGAAATTCTGGGAGGATATGCGTCTCAG AGCTATTGGACCATTCTTTCCAAGAATATTAAAACGCAGAAAAGGGCAAAGGTCTTCTGGAAAAATAGTAACTCACATAGTTGCAGAGATGATGACTACTGACATG ATAAATAACTGCTCTGCTGAAACACTGATTCAGCAGCATGACAGCCTGGATGGAGCTCTGGACTCCTGCTACTCTGGAGATACTGTGGTGATTTTCCCAGGGGAATACCAGGGCTCTAGCCTTGGTCTTTTGACAGATGATATCATCATAAAGG gagCTGGAAATCGAGATGATCTTATTATTTTCTCTGATCCAGCACATGACAATTTTGTTGCTTCCAAAGCCACAAAAGTTACTTTGATGAACCTAACTTTGGTGCAGAATGGAACCTGTGATGGTATTGTGGTAGTAGAGTCTGGACAAATGATTCTTGAGAACTGTGTTTTTAAGTGTGAAGGCACTGGTGTTTGTGTTCTGACAGGGGCTTCCCTGGTCATGAAGAACTGTGAGATTGTTGGTGCACAG GGGGCTGGAGTTGAACTGTTTCCTGGAAGTGCTGCAACACTGGAAGGGAATGAAATTCACCACTGCAGCAATGTGAGGACAAAAGACAAGAAAATGTTATTAGGAGGCATCAATTTGAAA ATTCTTCCACCACCACAACTGAAGATGGCCAATAATCATATTCATGACAACCAAGGATATGGAGTCACTATTCTTCTGCCTGATAAACTATGTTATGTACGTGGGGATGATGTGGAGTGTACTGCTGGTGGGGACAAAAGAAAATGGGATCTCTTGCCAAAGGCAATGCAGAACCTCAGTCTTGAAATTAATACTAATAAATTGGAAGCCAATACAATGGGAGACATTGGGCTTATACCTAACAGCTAA